The following proteins are co-located in the uncultured Propionivibrio sp. genome:
- the aroQ gene encoding type II 3-dehydroquinate dehydratase has protein sequence MKKVLVLNGINLNMFGKRDPKQYGTTTLDEIDTMLQKLGKELGVAVESFQTNCEGTMVERIHKAFHDKVDAVVINAGAWTHYSIGLRDALAILTVPIIEVHMSNVHARETFRHHSVFVDIAKGQICGFGAESYLLGLRAAVSAIPA, from the coding sequence ATGAAAAAGGTATTGGTGTTGAACGGTATCAACCTGAATATGTTTGGAAAACGCGATCCCAAGCAATACGGGACGACGACGCTGGATGAGATCGACACGATGCTGCAGAAGCTCGGGAAGGAGCTCGGCGTCGCAGTCGAGAGCTTCCAGACGAACTGCGAAGGGACGATGGTCGAGCGCATTCACAAAGCATTCCATGATAAGGTTGACGCGGTGGTCATCAACGCTGGCGCCTGGACGCATTACAGTATTGGCCTGCGCGATGCGCTCGCCATCCTGACTGTGCCGATTATCGAAGTGCACATGTCGAACGTCCATGCGCGCGAGACGTTCCGCCACCATTCTGTTTTCGTGGATATCGCCAAGGGGCAGATCTGCGGATTCGGAGCAGAGAGTTATCTGCTCGGTCTGCGGGCTGCCGTTTCGGCCATCCCGGCCTGA
- a CDS encoding TRAP transporter small permease — protein MKQIVDGYFRLLKFLVFVCLASMVVLVFGNVVLRYVFSSGITFSEEFSRWLFVWLTFFGAIIAMRDHAHLGMDSVVSRLPVWGKKLCYVVSHLLMLLCCVMLLKGGWAQTVINMETEAAATGLPVSLFYGIILIFGVSAMAILLYDLYMMLSGQTRDDELIQIKESEEELELDDYETTTGDAHAAGAPKKD, from the coding sequence ATGAAACAGATCGTCGACGGCTATTTCCGGCTGCTCAAATTCCTGGTATTCGTTTGCCTGGCCTCGATGGTGGTCCTGGTCTTCGGAAACGTCGTCCTGCGCTACGTCTTCAGCTCGGGCATCACCTTCTCGGAAGAGTTCTCGCGCTGGCTCTTCGTCTGGCTCACCTTCTTCGGCGCCATCATCGCCATGCGCGACCACGCGCACCTCGGCATGGACTCGGTCGTCTCGCGGCTGCCGGTCTGGGGCAAGAAGCTCTGCTACGTCGTCAGCCACCTGCTGATGCTCCTGTGCTGCGTCATGCTGCTCAAGGGCGGCTGGGCGCAGACGGTCATCAACATGGAGACCGAAGCGGCCGCCACCGGCCTGCCGGTCAGTCTGTTCTACGGCATCATCCTGATCTTCGGCGTCTCGGCCATGGCCATCCTGCTCTATGACCTCTACATGATGCTGAGCGGCCAGACGCGTGATGACGAACTCATCCAGATCAAGGAATCCGAGGAAGAGCTCGAACTCGACGATTACGAGACCACGACCGGCGACGCGCACGCCGCCGGCGCCCCGAAAAAGGATTGA
- a CDS encoding thiamine pyrophosphate-binding protein has protein sequence MKDLISNQLVKYLEARGVEHIFGLCGHTNIAVLAALSKSDKIKFVNTRHEQIAAHAADGYARATGKAAVLLSHLSPGLTNAATGVANASLDSIPMVVIAGDVPTHYYGKHPHQEVNLHADASQCEIYRPFCKRVWRVDSPHLFPEILEKAFVLAESGRPGPVLIDVPMDIFSKEIDTALFDRVLLNNRDLAKPSLDEVTAEKIISQLLAAKTPLLYVGGGIMLAKCMTELRQLAEHLSLPVAHTLMGKGALADDHPLILGMTGFWGTTFINDKCKGADWILGLGTRFSEADCSSWEEQYTFDFGPNGTKLIHIDIDPNEIGRNYPVAIGAVADLKQALTALLRVAKRLCPQGIQRPELIAEMAANRKAFVASNQEWVQSNDFPMTPQRILADLRSALPRDSYICTDVGWNKNGLAQQYPVYEPGTIFTPGGFATMGFGSPAALGAKIALKDKVVVALTGDGGWGQNPAVLATARENAIPVIWVIMNNRAFGTIAGLEKAHYDTTFATVFEVDGESWSPDYAAIARAYGIEGITVNAAEEFLPAMQKAVALNKPVVIDVYMKNIPTPTAGHWNIMDIYSPGKKVHHVATGN, from the coding sequence ATGAAGGATCTGATTTCGAACCAGCTGGTGAAGTATCTGGAAGCGCGTGGGGTGGAGCACATTTTCGGTTTGTGCGGGCACACCAATATTGCCGTGCTGGCCGCCCTGTCGAAGAGCGACAAGATCAAGTTCGTCAATACCCGGCATGAGCAGATCGCCGCGCACGCCGCCGACGGTTATGCCCGCGCCACCGGCAAGGCCGCGGTGCTCCTCTCGCACCTCTCGCCCGGTCTGACCAACGCCGCCACCGGCGTCGCCAACGCTTCGCTCGATTCGATCCCGATGGTCGTCATCGCCGGCGATGTCCCCACCCATTACTACGGCAAGCATCCCCACCAGGAAGTCAATCTGCATGCCGACGCGTCCCAGTGCGAGATCTATCGCCCCTTCTGCAAGCGCGTCTGGCGCGTCGATTCGCCCCATCTCTTCCCCGAGATCCTCGAGAAGGCTTTCGTCCTCGCCGAGAGCGGACGCCCCGGCCCCGTCCTCATCGATGTGCCCATGGATATCTTCTCCAAGGAGATCGATACCGCGCTCTTCGACCGCGTCCTGCTCAATAATCGCGACCTGGCCAAGCCTTCGCTCGACGAAGTCACCGCCGAGAAGATCATCAGCCAGCTCCTCGCCGCCAAGACCCCGCTCCTTTATGTCGGCGGCGGCATCATGCTCGCCAAGTGCATGACCGAGCTCCGCCAACTCGCCGAGCATCTTTCCCTGCCCGTCGCCCACACGCTCATGGGCAAGGGCGCGCTCGCCGACGACCATCCCCTGATCCTCGGCATGACCGGCTTCTGGGGGACCACTTTCATCAATGACAAGTGCAAGGGCGCCGACTGGATTCTCGGTCTCGGCACCCGGTTCTCCGAGGCCGATTGCTCGTCCTGGGAGGAGCAATACACTTTCGATTTCGGCCCGAACGGTACCAAGCTCATCCATATCGATATCGATCCGAACGAGATCGGCCGCAATTATCCCGTCGCCATCGGCGCCGTCGCCGATCTCAAGCAGGCCCTCACCGCGCTGCTCCGCGTCGCCAAGCGCCTCTGCCCGCAGGGTATCCAGCGCCCCGAGCTGATCGCCGAGATGGCCGCCAACCGCAAGGCTTTCGTCGCCAGCAACCAGGAATGGGTCCAGAGCAACGATTTCCCGATGACGCCGCAGCGCATCCTCGCCGATCTGCGTAGCGCCCTGCCCCGCGATTCCTATATCTGCACCGACGTCGGCTGGAACAAGAACGGTCTCGCCCAGCAGTATCCGGTCTATGAGCCCGGCACCATCTTCACTCCGGGCGGCTTCGCCACCATGGGCTTCGGTTCGCCCGCCGCCCTCGGCGCCAAGATCGCCCTCAAGGACAAGGTCGTCGTCGCCCTCACCGGTGACGGCGGCTGGGGACAGAATCCCGCTGTCCTTGCCACTGCCCGCGAGAACGCCATCCCCGTCATCTGGGTGATCATGAACAACCGCGCCTTCGGCACCATCGCCGGGCTCGAGAAGGCCCATTACGACACGACTTTCGCCACCGTCTTCGAGGTCGATGGCGAGAGCTGGTCGCCCGATTATGCCGCCATCGCCCGCGCTTATGGCATCGAGGGCATTACCGTCAATGCCGCCGAGGAGTTCCTCCCGGCCATGCAGAAGGCCGTCGCCCTCAACAAGCCCGTCGTCATCGATGTCTATATGAAGAACATCCCGACGCCGACCGCCGGTCACTGGAACATCATGGACATCTATTCGCCTGGCAAGAAGGTCCATCACGTCGCCACCGGCAACTGA
- a CDS encoding shikimate dehydrogenase, giving the protein MISGKSILLPMFGYPTEPFKAPYIYNPWFDARGIDAVVVPMGIKPEDYADSLKAVFRMSNVHGALVTMPHKVATVGLMDELSKTAQVAGSCNAILKRPDGSLVGDMFDGEGFVRGLKRNGFICDGARCLLIGAGGVGSAIAASLAAAGIAAIDVIKTRSESANVLVERLQTFFPQVAARVVHSNDVAGFDLIVNGTPLGLPGDPLPFDLSNLSPATFVGEVVMKQEMTPLLEIAKARGCGFVLGTEMLFEMIPAYLEFFGFGSTTPDELRALAKITY; this is encoded by the coding sequence ATGATCAGCGGCAAGTCGATCCTGCTGCCGATGTTCGGTTACCCGACCGAACCGTTCAAGGCGCCCTACATCTACAACCCCTGGTTCGATGCTCGCGGCATTGATGCCGTCGTCGTGCCGATGGGCATCAAGCCCGAGGATTATGCCGATTCGCTGAAGGCAGTCTTCCGCATGAGCAATGTGCATGGCGCCCTCGTCACCATGCCGCACAAAGTCGCCACCGTAGGCCTGATGGACGAACTCTCGAAGACGGCCCAGGTCGCAGGATCGTGCAACGCCATCCTCAAACGTCCCGACGGCTCACTCGTCGGCGACATGTTCGACGGCGAAGGCTTCGTCCGCGGCCTCAAGCGCAACGGCTTCATCTGTGACGGCGCCCGCTGCCTGCTGATCGGCGCCGGCGGCGTCGGCTCGGCCATCGCCGCCTCGCTCGCCGCGGCCGGCATCGCCGCCATCGACGTAATCAAGACGCGCAGCGAATCGGCCAACGTCCTCGTCGAACGCCTGCAGACCTTCTTCCCGCAGGTCGCCGCCCGCGTCGTGCACAGCAACGACGTCGCCGGCTTCGACCTGATCGTCAACGGCACGCCGCTCGGCCTGCCCGGCGATCCGCTGCCCTTCGACCTCAGCAATCTCTCGCCCGCGACCTTCGTCGGCGAAGTCGTCATGAAACAGGAAATGACGCCGTTGTTGGAGATCGCCAAGGCCCGCGGCTGCGGCTTCGTGCTCGGCACGGAAATGCTGTTCGAGATGATTCCGGCCTACCTCGAATTTTTCGGCTTCGGCAGCACAACCCCGGACGAATTGCGCGCACTCGCGAAAATCACTTACTGA
- a CDS encoding TRAP transporter large permease subunit produces the protein MTILVFTFSLLGAMALGMPIAFALLVCGLALMWQLDMTDAQIIAQNVVNGADSFPLMAIPFFMLAGQTMNAGGLSKRIINFAFALVGHIRGGLGYVCIVASCILASLSGSAAADAAAMSALLFPMMISAGHDPKKSAGLIAAGSVIGPMVPPSSGLILFGVTAGLSITKLFLAAIVPGLMIAAGLWVAWWWVARNDNVTPPPRRPFKEVLGTFRDGIWALMMPCIIIFGLKFGVFTPTEAGVVCSVYALFVSIYVYKELKWAQVYQVVYNAGQTTAVVMFLVAAALVSAWLIAIADIPGEVIKLLKPFMGSQMLMMIVIMILVVVVGTAMDMTPTILILTPVLIPVVKAAGIDPIYFGVLFIINNAIGLVTPPVGTTLNVVCGVTKTKMDDIIVGVWPFMIAQLVVLALLVMFPSIVLVPLKVLQGQW, from the coding sequence ATGACCATTCTCGTCTTTACCTTCTCCCTGCTCGGCGCCATGGCGCTCGGCATGCCGATCGCGTTCGCGCTGCTGGTCTGCGGACTGGCACTGATGTGGCAACTCGACATGACCGACGCGCAGATCATCGCCCAGAACGTCGTCAACGGCGCCGACAGCTTCCCGCTGATGGCGATCCCCTTCTTCATGCTCGCCGGACAGACGATGAACGCCGGCGGCCTCTCCAAGCGCATCATCAACTTCGCCTTCGCGCTCGTCGGCCACATCCGCGGCGGCCTCGGCTACGTCTGCATTGTCGCTTCCTGCATCCTCGCCTCGCTGTCCGGCTCGGCTGCGGCCGACGCGGCGGCGATGTCGGCGCTGCTCTTCCCGATGATGATCAGCGCCGGCCATGACCCGAAGAAAAGCGCGGGCCTCATCGCCGCCGGCAGCGTCATCGGCCCGATGGTGCCGCCGTCAAGCGGCCTGATCCTGTTCGGCGTCACCGCCGGCCTGTCGATCACCAAGCTCTTCCTCGCCGCCATCGTTCCCGGCCTGATGATCGCCGCCGGCCTCTGGGTCGCCTGGTGGTGGGTCGCGCGCAACGACAACGTCACGCCGCCGCCGCGCCGTCCGTTCAAGGAAGTGCTGGGCACCTTCCGCGACGGCATCTGGGCGCTGATGATGCCGTGCATCATCATCTTCGGCCTCAAGTTCGGCGTGTTCACGCCGACCGAAGCCGGCGTCGTCTGCTCGGTCTATGCGCTCTTCGTCTCGATCTATGTCTACAAGGAGCTGAAGTGGGCGCAGGTCTATCAGGTCGTCTATAACGCCGGCCAGACGACGGCCGTCGTCATGTTCCTCGTCGCCGCGGCGCTGGTCTCGGCCTGGCTGATCGCCATCGCCGACATCCCCGGCGAAGTCATCAAGCTGCTCAAGCCCTTCATGGGCAGCCAGATGCTGATGATGATCGTGATCATGATCCTCGTCGTCGTCGTCGGCACCGCCATGGACATGACGCCGACCATCCTGATCCTGACGCCGGTGCTGATCCCCGTCGTCAAGGCTGCCGGCATCGACCCGATCTACTTCGGCGTGCTGTTCATCATCAATAACGCGATCGGACTCGTGACACCACCGGTCGGCACGACGCTCAACGTCGTCTGCGGCGTCACCAAGACCAAGATGGATGACATCATCGTCGGCGTCTGGCCGTTCATGATCGCCCAGCTGGTGGTGCTCGCCCTGCTCGTCATGTTCCCGAGCATCGTGCTGGTACCGCTCAAGGTCCTGCAAGGGCAGTGGTAA
- a CDS encoding sugar phosphate isomerase/epimerase has translation MPYQYSLAHLTVLSCPPPELAYVAARAGYDYISPRLIYMGLPGEPNYALAENGDMLRATKRALASTGIKVHDIELARITDDLYPSKYLPAMEVAAELGAKSVLSSIWTPNLEYATEKFAKVCDLAAQFGLTVDLEYVPIAAVNNLAGAVKVLREVNRPNAGLMIDMHHFHRALDKPEDLDALPREWFHFAHLCDAQGQIPTDRAEMIRILREERLYAGEGGIDIAAILRHVPAPVLSIELPHLARVKEFGTAEHAFRCIEAAKRYTAAHGLSAPFNKLEKVA, from the coding sequence ATGCCGTATCAGTATTCGCTGGCCCATCTGACCGTGCTCAGCTGCCCGCCGCCCGAACTCGCTTACGTCGCCGCTCGCGCCGGTTACGATTACATCAGCCCGCGCCTCATCTACATGGGCCTGCCCGGCGAACCCAATTACGCCCTCGCCGAGAACGGCGACATGCTCCGCGCCACCAAGCGCGCCCTCGCTTCGACCGGTATCAAGGTCCATGACATCGAGCTCGCCCGCATCACCGACGACCTCTATCCGTCCAAGTATCTCCCCGCCATGGAGGTCGCCGCCGAACTCGGCGCCAAGTCCGTCCTTTCCTCGATCTGGACGCCCAATCTCGAGTACGCCACCGAGAAGTTCGCCAAGGTCTGCGATCTCGCCGCACAGTTCGGCCTTACCGTCGATCTCGAGTACGTCCCCATCGCCGCCGTCAATAATCTCGCCGGCGCCGTCAAGGTCCTGCGCGAGGTCAATCGCCCCAATGCCGGTCTCATGATCGACATGCATCACTTCCATCGCGCCCTCGACAAGCCCGAGGATCTCGACGCCCTGCCCCGCGAGTGGTTCCACTTCGCCCATCTCTGCGACGCCCAGGGTCAGATCCCCACCGACCGCGCCGAAATGATCCGCATCCTCCGCGAAGAACGCCTCTACGCCGGTGAGGGCGGCATCGATATCGCCGCCATCCTCAGGCACGTCCCCGCCCCCGTCCTCTCCATCGAACTCCCCCACCTCGCACGCGTCAAGGAATTCGGCACCGCCGAACATGCATTCAGATGCATCGAGGCAGCGAAGCGCTATACCGCCGCGCACGGGCTGAGCGCGCCGTTCAACAAACTGGAGAAGGTCGCATGA